The Humulus lupulus chromosome 3, drHumLupu1.1, whole genome shotgun sequence genome window below encodes:
- the LOC133824073 gene encoding uncharacterized protein LOC133824073 isoform X1, whose product MYARRIQCRNQIWGVLLPSKYVTRTYSVERGSSQSLICRTVLGNKFAHGSLGRRNFLHSFSSRSVASAVCYTDLDVKSNPCLKSIQFRAYSSEGDGRNASEDKLAPVKDGAGFVKGKTLRETAEEDIRNCDAHARLGEQDQKEWLINEKISMESRKKDSPFLTRRDKFKNEFLRRVIPWEKITVSWDTLPYYIHEHTKKLLVECAASHLKHKKVTSSYGARLASSSGRILLQSAPGTELYRERLVRALAQDLQVPLLVLDSSVLAPYDFGDDCQSESESDDDSAERGEDYTSESEVEDENEEDWTSSNEAKSDGTDNDEVATTEAAIRKHVSQCPEDFAKMVCGESDNSTESSNVEAVESSKSQQPLKRGDRVKYVGSSTHSEADKRIILGKISTSDGPTNAYTIIRGRKLQKGQRGEIYEVSGDQAAIIFDIAESKANDASKEDKETEQPAKPPVYWMNVKDIERDFDTQAEDCYVAMEALSEVLHALQPLIVYFPDSSQWLSRAVPKSNRKEFVQKVEDIFNQISGPVVLICGQNKVESGAKEKEKFTMILPNFGRLAKLPLSLKRLTEGLKATKRSDENEIYKLFTNTLSIYPPKEEDHLRTFCKQVEEDRRVIISRSNLNELHKVLEEHELSCMDLLHVNTDGVILTKQKAEKVVGWAKNHYLSSCPLPSTKGERLHIPRESIEIAILRMKEQEAISRKPSQTLKNLAKDEYETNFVSAVVPPGEIGVKFDDIGALEDVKKALQELVILPMKRPELFSQGNLLRPCKGILLFGPPGTGKTLLAKALATEAGANFISITGSTLTSKWFGDAEKLTKALFSFASKLAPVIIFVDEVDSLLGARGGAFEHEATRRMRNEFMAAWDGLRSKDSQRILILGATNRPFDLDDAVIRRLPRRIYVDLPDAENRLKILRIFLSQENLEPGFEFDKLASATEGYSGSDLKNLCIAAAYRPVQELLEEEKKESKNGTAPNLRRLNLDDFIQSKAKVGPSVAYDATSMNELRKWNEQYGEGGSRQKSPFGFGD is encoded by the exons ATGTATGCAAGGAGAATACAGTGTAGAAATCAGATATGGGGAGTGTTGTTGCCGTCGAAATACGTAACGAGGACATACTCTGTCGAACGGGGTTCTTCTCAATCTTTGATCTGTAGAACAGTTTTAGGAAATAAATTTGCTCATGGTAGTTTAGGCAGAAGGAATTTCTTACATTCGTTTTCTTCTAGAAGTGTTGCCTCTGCTGTTTGTTATACTGATTTAGATGTGAAGTCGAATCCGTGTTTAAAGTCTATCCAGTTccgagcttatagctctgaaggCGATGGCAGAAATGCTAGTGAGGATAAACTTGCACCTGTTAAAGATGGGGCTGGTTTTGTTAAAGGAAAGACCTTGCGAGAAACGGCTGAGGAAGATATTAGGAATTGTGATGCTCATGCTCGGCTCGGGGAGCAAGATCAAAAAGAATGGCTCATTAATGAGAAGATTTCAATGGAGAGTCGCAAAAAGGATTCACCTTTCTTGACCAGACGTGATAAGTTCAAAAATGAGTTCCTACGGAGGGTTATTCCATGGGAGAAGATAACAGTTTCATGGGATACATTACCTTACTATATTCA TGAACATACCAAAAAGCTTTTGGTGGAATGTGCTGCTTCTCATTTGAAACACAAAAAAGTCACTTCATCTTATGGTGCTCGCTTGGCATCTTCAAGTGGCAGAATTCTGCTCCAGAGTGCACCAG GCACTGAGCTTTACCGCGAGAGACTAGTTAGAGCGCTTGCGCAAGATTTACAAGTTCCTTTACTGGTGCTTGACAGCAGTGTTCTTGCTCCTTAT GATTTTGGTGATGATTGCCAATCAGAGAGCGAATCAGATGATGATAGTGCAGAACGTGGGGAGGACTATACTTCGGAGTCGGAGGTGGAGGACGAAAATGAAGAAGATTGGACTAGTAGTAATGAGGCAAAGTCAGACGGTACTGATAATGATGAAGTAGCAACTACTGAAGCAGCCATCCGAAAGCATGTTTCACAGTGTCCTGAGGATTTTGCAAAG ATGGTGTGTGGAGAATCTGATAATTCGACTGAATCCTCCAATGTCGAGGCTGTTGAGTCTTCAAAATCCCAACAGCCACTGAAGAGAG GTGATCGTGTGAAATATGTTGGATCTTCCACACATAGTGAAGCTGATAAGAG GATCATATTGGGGAAGATATCAACATCTGATGGTCCAACAAATGCTTATACTATTATTCGTGGCAG GAAGTTGCAGAAGGGCCAACGCGGGGAGATTTATGAGGTGAGTGGCGATCAAGCTGCTATTATTTTTGATATCGCTGAAAGCAAAGCAAATGATGCAAGTAAGGAGGATAAAGAAACGGAGCAACCTGCAAAGCCACCTGTTTATTGGATGAatg TTAAGGATATTGAGCGTGATTTTGATACCCAAGCTGAGGATTGTTATGTTGCAATGGAGGCACTTAGTGAG GTATTGCATGCACTGCAACCTCTTATTGTATATTTTCCAGACTCTTCTCAATGGTTATCTAGGGCAGTTCCAAAGTCAAATCGTAAGGAATTTGTCCAGAAGGTTGAAGATATATTTAACCAGATATCAGGTCCTGTTGTTCTGATTTGTGGGCAGAACAAAGTTGAATCTGGAGCAAAGGAGAAAGAGAAATTT ACAATGATACTTCCAAATTTTGGTCGTCTTGCTAAGCTG CCTCTATCTTTGAAACGTCTTACTGAGGGGCTAAAGGCAACAAAGAGATCAGATGAAAACGAAATATATAAGCTCTTCACAAATACTTTGAGTATATATCCTCCCAAG GAAGAGGATCACCTTCGAACATTCTGTAAACAGGTAGAGGAAGATAGGAGAGTTATCATATCAAGGAGTAATTTAAATGAATTACACAAG GTTCTTGAGGAGCATGAGCTGTCTTGCATGGACTTATTGCATGTAAACACTGACGGTGTGATTTTAACAAAGCAAA AAGCTGAGAAAGTTGTTGGTTGGGCTAAAAATCATTACTTGTCATCTTGCCCGCTCCCTTCCACAAAAGGGGAAAGACTACATATTCCTCGTGAAAG CATTGAAATTGCAATTCTGAGGATGAAGGAGCAGGAGGCTATATCTCGAAAGCCGTCACAGACATTGAAG AATCTTGCGAAGGATGAGTACGAGACCAACTTTGTTTCAGCAGTGGTACCTCCTGGTGAAATTGGTGTTAAGTTCGATGACATAGGTGCTCTTGAAGATGTGAAGAAGGCATTGCAAGAACTTGTTATTCTTCCAATGAAGAGACCAGAACTTTTTTCTCAAGGGAACTTGTTGCGG CCTTGCAAAGGAATTCTACTTTTTGGTCCTCCTGGAACTGGAAAAACCCTTCTTGCTAAGGCACTTGCAACTGAAGCTGGAGCTAACTTTATCAGTATAACTGGTTCAACACTTACATCAAAG TGGTTCGGTGATGCTGAAAAGTTGACGAAAGCTCTCTTCTCCTTCGCCAGCAAGCTTGCTCCTGTCATTATATTTGTTGATGAG GTGGACAGTTTGCTTGGTGCTCGTGGTGGTGCTTTTGAGCATGAGGCAACCAGAAGAATGAGAAATGAGTTTATGGCTGCATGGGATGGATTGAGGTCAAAAGATAGCCAAAGAATCCTCATACTGGGGGCAACAAATCGACCTTTTGACCTTGATGATGCTGTAATTCGTCGATTACCAAGAAG GATATATGTAGACTTACCGGATGCTGAAAACCGTTTAAAGATTTTGAGGATATTTCTTTCACAAGAGAATTTAGAACCTGGTTTTGAGTTTGATAAACTAGCTTCTGCAACTGAGGGATACTCTGGGAGTGATTTGAAG AACCTCTGCATCGCTGCTGCATATAGACCTGTGCAAGAACTTCTAGAGGAAGAAAAGAAG GAAAGCAAAAATGGTACGGCACCAAACTTAAGGCGTCTCAATCTGGATGATTTTATTCAGTCAAAAGCCAAG GTTGGGCCTTCAGTTGCATATGATGCTACGAGCATGAATGAACTTAGAAAATGGAATGAACAATATGGTGAAGGTGGAAGCAGGCAAAAATCACCATTCGGCTTTGGCGACTAA
- the LOC133824071 gene encoding L10-interacting MYB domain-containing protein-like isoform X2 gives MDAKNVDIDDHASWPEAIESYFISLLYEEAKKGLQTTTLDKKGWLKIENDIFNSFGKRYKTPQLKSKFNRLRKAHREFSHLLEQTGMGWDTQTKTVTASDEVWDTYLKKYPNAKRFRKKGLQHYEMLGEIFNNTTATGGMSYASTQLPPSSVEERQQERHFVGTGAHVDIDLEFDGDNYGEEEEVTGVRRRATSAPPDAPKPKEKKNKWANSAFDQVMGELAKSISAKTEASLTRSETMRT, from the exons ATGGATGCGAAGAATGTAGACATTGACGATCATGCTTCTTGGCCTGAGGCTATTGAATCATATTTTATTAGTCTTCTATATGAAGAGGCCAAAAAAGGATTACAAACAACAACCTTGGACAAAAAAGGATGGCTAAAAAtagaaaatgacatatttaattcttttggaaaGAGATATAAAACGCCTCAATTGAAATCCAAATTCAATCGGTTGAGAAAGGCACATCGAGAATTTTCTCATCTTTTGGAACAAACTGGTATGGGATGGGATACTCAAACAAAAACTGTTACAGCAAGTGATGAAGTATGGGACACTTATCTAAAG AAATATCCAAATGCCAAGAGATTTCGAAAAAAAGGATTGCAACATTATGAGATGCTTGGAGAAATATTCAATAATACAACAGCCACTGGTGGTATGAGTTATGCCTCCACTCAACTTCCGCCTTCTTCAGTTGAGGAACGCCAACAAGAGCGTCATTTTGTTGGCACTGGAGCACATGTTGATATTGATCTTGAATTTGATGGTGATAATTAtggagaggaagaagaagttacTGGTGTACGTCGTCGAGCTACTTCTGCTCCACCAGATGCACCAAaaccaaaagagaaaaagaacaaATGGGCTAATTCTGCCTTCGACCAAGTGATGGGAGAACTTGCAAAAAGTATTTCTGCTAAGACTGAGGCATCATTAACACGGAGTGAGACTATGC GTACCTAA
- the LOC133825657 gene encoding protein ALP1-like, protein MDDSDEEFEILFGDTSSSSSEELIGQVLMANRIHEMQKSQQIRRPLRTSNMSGRQYLLELLNGHPDRLFYTIRMDVNTFRSLCRRLVEMEVIEHDRVISVEEVVVMFLWIVTHNQRVRTVAERYQHSVETVCRQFGRVLDALCYLGNEVIRPLHFNTVQAEIQNNSKYFPWFKDCVGAIDGTHVSAVAPALKQLAYRGRKVDVTQNVMAACSFNMMFTYVYAGWEGTANDSRVLLDTIRKDDNFPMPPPGKYYVVDCGYPNMPGFLVPYRGERYHLRRFRGRGNHPRGAMELFNYRHSSLRNVIERCFGLLKARFPILKSMPPYLLGKQRRIPIACCTIHNWIKMHSINDRMFEQYSVDATPVEDIEGTESQSNTTIENQQEGDEAGISEAPQINFSQAYMAQMENVRDDIAGQMWLSYNNNV, encoded by the exons ATGGATGATTCGGATGAGGAGTTTGAAATATTATTTGGTGATACTTCGTCTTCATCAAGCGAGGAATTAATTGGTCAAGTTCTCATGGCTAATCGAATACATGAGATGCAAAAATCTCAACAGATTAGACGACCACTACGCACTTCAAATATGTCTGGACGTCAATATTTACTTGAGCTGCTAAATGGACATCCTGATAGATTGTTTTACACAATTAGAATGGACGTTAATACTTTTAGATCTTTATGTCGTCGATTAGTTGAAATGGAAGTCATAGAACATGACAGGGTAATTAGTGTTGAAGAAGTTGTTGTCATGTTTCTATGGATAGTAACACACAACCAACGAGTTAGGACTGTGGCCGAAAGATATCAACATTCGGTAGAAACTGTTTGTCGTCAGTTTGGCAGAGTGCTAGATGCATTGTGTTATTTAGGAAATGAAGTAATAAGGCCTCTTCACTTTAATACTGTGCAAgcagaaattcaaaataattcgAAGTATTTCCCATGGTTTAAg GATTGTGTTGGAGCAATTGATGGTACTCATGTAAGTGCCGTTGCACCAGCTCTAAAACAACTTGCATATAGAGGAAGAAAAGTAGATGTAACACAAAATGTAATGGCTGCATGCTCCTTTAATATGATGTTTACTTATGTCTACGCTGGATGGGAAGGAACAGCCAATGACTCTCGAGTGCTTCTTGATACAATTAGAAAAGACGATAACTTTCCCATGCCACCACCAG GTAAATACTATGTTGTTGATTGTGGCTATCCAAATATGCCTGGGTTTCTAGTACCATATCGTGGTGAACGTTATCACTTGCGTCGCTTTAGAGGAAGAGGGAACCATCCTAGAGGTGCGATGGAGTTATTCAATTATAGGCACTCATCATTGCGCAATGTGATTGAACGTTGTTTTGGACTTCTTAAAGCCAGGTTTCCCATTTTGAAGTCAATGCCTCCATACTTGCTTGGAAAGCAACGTCGAATACCAATAGCATGTTGCACTATCCACAACTGGATCAAAATGCATTCTATTAATGATAGAATGTTTGAACAATATTCAGTTGATGCTACACCTGTTGAAGATATTGAAGGAACTGAAAGCCAATCTAATACAACAATAGAAAACCAACAAGAAGGAGATGAAGCAGGAATTTCTGAGGCACCACAGATTAATTTCAGTCAAGCTTATATGGCTCAGATGGAAAATGTTAGAGATGACATTGCTGGACAAATGTGGCTTAGTTATAACAATAAtgtttag
- the LOC133824073 gene encoding uncharacterized protein LOC133824073 isoform X2, translating into MYARRIQCRNQIWGVLLPSKYVTRTYSVERGSSQSLICRTVLGNKFAHGSLGRRNFLHSFSSRSVASAVCYTDLDVKSNPCLKSIQFRAYSSEGDGRNASEDKLAPVKDGAGFVKGKTLRETAEEDIRNCDAHARLGEQDQKEWLINEKISMESRKKDSPFLTRRDKFKNEFLRRVIPWEKITVSWDTLPYYIHEHTKKLLVECAASHLKHKKVTSSYGARLASSSGRILLQSAPGTELYRERLVRALAQDLQVPLLVLDSSVLAPYDFGDDCQSESESDDDSAERGEDYTSESEVEDENEEDWTSSNEAKSDGTDNDEVATTEAAIRKHVSQCPEDFAKMVCGESDNSTESSNVEAVESSKSQQPLKRGDRVKYVGSSTHSEADKRKLQKGQRGEIYEVSGDQAAIIFDIAESKANDASKEDKETEQPAKPPVYWMNVKDIERDFDTQAEDCYVAMEALSEVLHALQPLIVYFPDSSQWLSRAVPKSNRKEFVQKVEDIFNQISGPVVLICGQNKVESGAKEKEKFTMILPNFGRLAKLPLSLKRLTEGLKATKRSDENEIYKLFTNTLSIYPPKEEDHLRTFCKQVEEDRRVIISRSNLNELHKVLEEHELSCMDLLHVNTDGVILTKQKAEKVVGWAKNHYLSSCPLPSTKGERLHIPRESIEIAILRMKEQEAISRKPSQTLKNLAKDEYETNFVSAVVPPGEIGVKFDDIGALEDVKKALQELVILPMKRPELFSQGNLLRPCKGILLFGPPGTGKTLLAKALATEAGANFISITGSTLTSKWFGDAEKLTKALFSFASKLAPVIIFVDEVDSLLGARGGAFEHEATRRMRNEFMAAWDGLRSKDSQRILILGATNRPFDLDDAVIRRLPRRIYVDLPDAENRLKILRIFLSQENLEPGFEFDKLASATEGYSGSDLKNLCIAAAYRPVQELLEEEKKESKNGTAPNLRRLNLDDFIQSKAKVGPSVAYDATSMNELRKWNEQYGEGGSRQKSPFGFGD; encoded by the exons ATGTATGCAAGGAGAATACAGTGTAGAAATCAGATATGGGGAGTGTTGTTGCCGTCGAAATACGTAACGAGGACATACTCTGTCGAACGGGGTTCTTCTCAATCTTTGATCTGTAGAACAGTTTTAGGAAATAAATTTGCTCATGGTAGTTTAGGCAGAAGGAATTTCTTACATTCGTTTTCTTCTAGAAGTGTTGCCTCTGCTGTTTGTTATACTGATTTAGATGTGAAGTCGAATCCGTGTTTAAAGTCTATCCAGTTccgagcttatagctctgaaggCGATGGCAGAAATGCTAGTGAGGATAAACTTGCACCTGTTAAAGATGGGGCTGGTTTTGTTAAAGGAAAGACCTTGCGAGAAACGGCTGAGGAAGATATTAGGAATTGTGATGCTCATGCTCGGCTCGGGGAGCAAGATCAAAAAGAATGGCTCATTAATGAGAAGATTTCAATGGAGAGTCGCAAAAAGGATTCACCTTTCTTGACCAGACGTGATAAGTTCAAAAATGAGTTCCTACGGAGGGTTATTCCATGGGAGAAGATAACAGTTTCATGGGATACATTACCTTACTATATTCA TGAACATACCAAAAAGCTTTTGGTGGAATGTGCTGCTTCTCATTTGAAACACAAAAAAGTCACTTCATCTTATGGTGCTCGCTTGGCATCTTCAAGTGGCAGAATTCTGCTCCAGAGTGCACCAG GCACTGAGCTTTACCGCGAGAGACTAGTTAGAGCGCTTGCGCAAGATTTACAAGTTCCTTTACTGGTGCTTGACAGCAGTGTTCTTGCTCCTTAT GATTTTGGTGATGATTGCCAATCAGAGAGCGAATCAGATGATGATAGTGCAGAACGTGGGGAGGACTATACTTCGGAGTCGGAGGTGGAGGACGAAAATGAAGAAGATTGGACTAGTAGTAATGAGGCAAAGTCAGACGGTACTGATAATGATGAAGTAGCAACTACTGAAGCAGCCATCCGAAAGCATGTTTCACAGTGTCCTGAGGATTTTGCAAAG ATGGTGTGTGGAGAATCTGATAATTCGACTGAATCCTCCAATGTCGAGGCTGTTGAGTCTTCAAAATCCCAACAGCCACTGAAGAGAG GTGATCGTGTGAAATATGTTGGATCTTCCACACATAGTGAAGCTGATAAGAG GAAGTTGCAGAAGGGCCAACGCGGGGAGATTTATGAGGTGAGTGGCGATCAAGCTGCTATTATTTTTGATATCGCTGAAAGCAAAGCAAATGATGCAAGTAAGGAGGATAAAGAAACGGAGCAACCTGCAAAGCCACCTGTTTATTGGATGAatg TTAAGGATATTGAGCGTGATTTTGATACCCAAGCTGAGGATTGTTATGTTGCAATGGAGGCACTTAGTGAG GTATTGCATGCACTGCAACCTCTTATTGTATATTTTCCAGACTCTTCTCAATGGTTATCTAGGGCAGTTCCAAAGTCAAATCGTAAGGAATTTGTCCAGAAGGTTGAAGATATATTTAACCAGATATCAGGTCCTGTTGTTCTGATTTGTGGGCAGAACAAAGTTGAATCTGGAGCAAAGGAGAAAGAGAAATTT ACAATGATACTTCCAAATTTTGGTCGTCTTGCTAAGCTG CCTCTATCTTTGAAACGTCTTACTGAGGGGCTAAAGGCAACAAAGAGATCAGATGAAAACGAAATATATAAGCTCTTCACAAATACTTTGAGTATATATCCTCCCAAG GAAGAGGATCACCTTCGAACATTCTGTAAACAGGTAGAGGAAGATAGGAGAGTTATCATATCAAGGAGTAATTTAAATGAATTACACAAG GTTCTTGAGGAGCATGAGCTGTCTTGCATGGACTTATTGCATGTAAACACTGACGGTGTGATTTTAACAAAGCAAA AAGCTGAGAAAGTTGTTGGTTGGGCTAAAAATCATTACTTGTCATCTTGCCCGCTCCCTTCCACAAAAGGGGAAAGACTACATATTCCTCGTGAAAG CATTGAAATTGCAATTCTGAGGATGAAGGAGCAGGAGGCTATATCTCGAAAGCCGTCACAGACATTGAAG AATCTTGCGAAGGATGAGTACGAGACCAACTTTGTTTCAGCAGTGGTACCTCCTGGTGAAATTGGTGTTAAGTTCGATGACATAGGTGCTCTTGAAGATGTGAAGAAGGCATTGCAAGAACTTGTTATTCTTCCAATGAAGAGACCAGAACTTTTTTCTCAAGGGAACTTGTTGCGG CCTTGCAAAGGAATTCTACTTTTTGGTCCTCCTGGAACTGGAAAAACCCTTCTTGCTAAGGCACTTGCAACTGAAGCTGGAGCTAACTTTATCAGTATAACTGGTTCAACACTTACATCAAAG TGGTTCGGTGATGCTGAAAAGTTGACGAAAGCTCTCTTCTCCTTCGCCAGCAAGCTTGCTCCTGTCATTATATTTGTTGATGAG GTGGACAGTTTGCTTGGTGCTCGTGGTGGTGCTTTTGAGCATGAGGCAACCAGAAGAATGAGAAATGAGTTTATGGCTGCATGGGATGGATTGAGGTCAAAAGATAGCCAAAGAATCCTCATACTGGGGGCAACAAATCGACCTTTTGACCTTGATGATGCTGTAATTCGTCGATTACCAAGAAG GATATATGTAGACTTACCGGATGCTGAAAACCGTTTAAAGATTTTGAGGATATTTCTTTCACAAGAGAATTTAGAACCTGGTTTTGAGTTTGATAAACTAGCTTCTGCAACTGAGGGATACTCTGGGAGTGATTTGAAG AACCTCTGCATCGCTGCTGCATATAGACCTGTGCAAGAACTTCTAGAGGAAGAAAAGAAG GAAAGCAAAAATGGTACGGCACCAAACTTAAGGCGTCTCAATCTGGATGATTTTATTCAGTCAAAAGCCAAG GTTGGGCCTTCAGTTGCATATGATGCTACGAGCATGAATGAACTTAGAAAATGGAATGAACAATATGGTGAAGGTGGAAGCAGGCAAAAATCACCATTCGGCTTTGGCGACTAA
- the LOC133824071 gene encoding uncharacterized protein At2g29880-like isoform X3, with product MGWDTQTKTVTASDEVWDTYLKKYPNAKRFRKKGLQHYEMLGEIFNNTTATGGMSYASTQLPPSSVEERQQERHFVGTGAHVDIDLEFDGDNYGEEEEVTGVRRRATSAPPDAPKPKEKKNKWANSAFDQVMGELAKSISAKTEASLTRSETMRKYYESREKRISEETSNVTNSYNVEDCQSILDGIPDLDNKIYLKALHEFVATPEWRGIFMRMNEERRRAYLDSLLE from the exons ATGGGATGGGATACTCAAACAAAAACTGTTACAGCAAGTGATGAAGTATGGGACACTTATCTAAAG AAATATCCAAATGCCAAGAGATTTCGAAAAAAAGGATTGCAACATTATGAGATGCTTGGAGAAATATTCAATAATACAACAGCCACTGGTGGTATGAGTTATGCCTCCACTCAACTTCCGCCTTCTTCAGTTGAGGAACGCCAACAAGAGCGTCATTTTGTTGGCACTGGAGCACATGTTGATATTGATCTTGAATTTGATGGTGATAATTAtggagaggaagaagaagttacTGGTGTACGTCGTCGAGCTACTTCTGCTCCACCAGATGCACCAAaaccaaaagagaaaaagaacaaATGGGCTAATTCTGCCTTCGACCAAGTGATGGGAGAACTTGCAAAAAGTATTTCTGCTAAGACTGAGGCATCATTAACACGGAGTGAGACTATGCGTAAGTATTATGAATCGAGAGAAAAAAGAATTAGTGAGGAAACCAGCAATGTCACTAATTCTTACAATGTGGAAGATTGTCAAAGCATTCTTGATGGTATTCCAGATCTGGATAACAAAATATACCTCAAAGCGTTGCATGAGTTTGTAGCAACCCCAGAATGGCGCGGAATATTCATGAGAATGAATGAGGAGCGTCGACGTGCTTATCTTGATTCATTGTTGGAGTga
- the LOC133824071 gene encoding L10-interacting MYB domain-containing protein-like isoform X1 yields MDAKNVDIDDHASWPEAIESYFISLLYEEAKKGLQTTTLDKKGWLKIENDIFNSFGKRYKTPQLKSKFNRLRKAHREFSHLLEQTGMGWDTQTKTVTASDEVWDTYLKKYPNAKRFRKKGLQHYEMLGEIFNNTTATGGMSYASTQLPPSSVEERQQERHFVGTGAHVDIDLEFDGDNYGEEEEVTGVRRRATSAPPDAPKPKEKKNKWANSAFDQVMGELAKSISAKTEASLTRSETMRKYYESREKRISEETSNVTNSYNVEDCQSILDGIPDLDNKIYLKALHEFVATPEWRGIFMRMNEERRRAYLDSLLE; encoded by the exons ATGGATGCGAAGAATGTAGACATTGACGATCATGCTTCTTGGCCTGAGGCTATTGAATCATATTTTATTAGTCTTCTATATGAAGAGGCCAAAAAAGGATTACAAACAACAACCTTGGACAAAAAAGGATGGCTAAAAAtagaaaatgacatatttaattcttttggaaaGAGATATAAAACGCCTCAATTGAAATCCAAATTCAATCGGTTGAGAAAGGCACATCGAGAATTTTCTCATCTTTTGGAACAAACTGGTATGGGATGGGATACTCAAACAAAAACTGTTACAGCAAGTGATGAAGTATGGGACACTTATCTAAAG AAATATCCAAATGCCAAGAGATTTCGAAAAAAAGGATTGCAACATTATGAGATGCTTGGAGAAATATTCAATAATACAACAGCCACTGGTGGTATGAGTTATGCCTCCACTCAACTTCCGCCTTCTTCAGTTGAGGAACGCCAACAAGAGCGTCATTTTGTTGGCACTGGAGCACATGTTGATATTGATCTTGAATTTGATGGTGATAATTAtggagaggaagaagaagttacTGGTGTACGTCGTCGAGCTACTTCTGCTCCACCAGATGCACCAAaaccaaaagagaaaaagaacaaATGGGCTAATTCTGCCTTCGACCAAGTGATGGGAGAACTTGCAAAAAGTATTTCTGCTAAGACTGAGGCATCATTAACACGGAGTGAGACTATGCGTAAGTATTATGAATCGAGAGAAAAAAGAATTAGTGAGGAAACCAGCAATGTCACTAATTCTTACAATGTGGAAGATTGTCAAAGCATTCTTGATGGTATTCCAGATCTGGATAACAAAATATACCTCAAAGCGTTGCATGAGTTTGTAGCAACCCCAGAATGGCGCGGAATATTCATGAGAATGAATGAGGAGCGTCGACGTGCTTATCTTGATTCATTGTTGGAGTga